One window of Anaerolineales bacterium genomic DNA carries:
- the budA gene encoding acetolactate decarboxylase: protein MERTTIRRSRKRRAENKIYLCAPVNSLVEGIYEQNIPFHEIRKHGDMGLGTFNDLDGEMMMVDGEVYRVGSDGKVNLITDDDTCTPFACVTFFQPASEETLEEEMAYEQFLQWMMELMPSPNIFYAFRITGDFAYVRTRSVPKQENYRPLVEVAKEQPTFEFHDVSGRMVGFYTPSFVASLSVPGVHLHFLTEDRASGGHLLECKPRRVKVELQYLYTVELSLPVNLDYLTWDFQRDIGRDLDKAEK, encoded by the coding sequence ATGGAACGGACGACCATTCGCAGGTCCAGAAAGAGGCGGGCGGAGAATAAGATCTATTTATGCGCGCCGGTTAATTCACTGGTCGAAGGCATTTACGAGCAGAACATCCCATTCCATGAAATCAGGAAACACGGCGATATGGGTCTGGGCACGTTCAACGACCTGGACGGCGAGATGATGATGGTGGATGGCGAGGTCTACCGCGTCGGGTCGGACGGAAAGGTCAACCTGATCACCGACGACGATACATGCACACCTTTCGCATGTGTGACGTTCTTCCAGCCTGCCAGTGAAGAGACGCTCGAAGAGGAAATGGCGTACGAACAATTCCTGCAATGGATGATGGAGTTGATGCCTTCGCCGAATATCTTTTACGCGTTTCGTATCACAGGCGATTTCGCCTATGTGCGCACGCGCTCGGTGCCGAAACAGGAGAATTACCGTCCGCTGGTGGAGGTGGCGAAGGAACAGCCGACCTTCGAGTTCCATGATGTCAGCGGCAGGATGGTCGGATTTTATACGCCTTCGTTCGTTGCTTCGCTGAGCGTGCCGGGTGTGCATTTGCATTTCCTTACTGAAGATAGGGCAAGCGGCGGTCATTTGCTCGAATGCAAACCGCGCAGAGTCAAAGTGGAACTGCAATATCTTTACACGGTGGAGCTGTCCCTGCCTGTGAACCTCGATTACCTGACATGGGATTTCCAGCGTGACATCGGCAGGGACCTGGACAAGGCAGAGAAATAG
- a CDS encoding deoxynucleoside kinase, with product MYIAIEGVIGVGKTTLARLLQPAFEAEVLLEVFEENPFLSDFYADRARYAFQTQIFFLLSRYRQQNNNVPDLLAAGKSLISDYTFSKDALFAGINLKGDELEMYHKVHEALGEKIPKPDLIVYLQATTDTLMGRIAFRDRPYERQMERAYIDELNLAYENFFSKTLDRAPVLKIDTNDLNIVQNVEHIKLIENRIRETLGLTPYQPALPMP from the coding sequence ATGTATATCGCCATCGAAGGTGTGATCGGCGTGGGAAAGACCACCCTCGCCCGACTCTTGCAGCCGGCGTTCGAAGCTGAAGTATTGTTGGAAGTGTTCGAAGAGAATCCCTTTCTCTCCGATTTCTACGCGGATCGCGCGCGATATGCTTTTCAGACCCAGATCTTCTTTTTGCTCAGCCGTTACCGTCAGCAGAACAACAACGTGCCGGATCTCCTCGCCGCCGGGAAAAGCTTGATCTCCGATTACACCTTCTCAAAGGATGCGCTGTTCGCGGGAATCAACTTGAAGGGCGATGAGCTCGAGATGTATCACAAGGTGCATGAAGCCCTCGGCGAAAAGATCCCAAAGCCGGACCTGATCGTTTATTTGCAGGCGACGACCGACACGCTCATGGGGCGCATCGCCTTCCGAGACCGGCCGTATGAACGACAGATGGAACGCGCCTACATAGACGAATTGAACCTGGCATACGAAAATTTCTTCTCGAAGACGTTGGACCGCGCGCCTGTATTGAAGATCGATACGAATGATCTGAATATTGTCCAGAATGTGGAGCACATCAAATTGATCGAAAACCGCATTCGCGAAACTTTGGGGCTGACTCCGTACCAGCCCGCCCTGCCGATGCCATAA
- a CDS encoding glycosyltransferase family 4 protein, translated as MNGFPGKLGLQQRVLPSYRVPFFDLLASHCKSGLSLFAGRARRAEMIIDGETQTAKRVTADNLHLFGGSLYLCFQRGFIRWLEDWNPDALIMEANPRYLASPSAVSWMHKRGRKVLGWGLGAPKRSELWKRFVRQFDGMIAYSQRGADEYAALGFPREKIFVAHNSVSPAPTSPIPSRPSIFNPSTLFRQTGQRLRPTLLFVGRLQARKRVDSLLRACAEMESQPRLLIVGDGPERDSLQTLASEVYPSAEFIGAKHGVELKPYFEQADLFVLPGTGGLAVQEAMSYGLPVIVAKGDGTQDDLVREKNGWQIEPENYSALVSTMKNALSDTARLREMGKESFRIVSEEINIQKMAEIFIRALNSLT; from the coding sequence ATGAACGGGTTCCCCGGCAAACTGGGTTTGCAACAGCGCGTCCTGCCGTCTTATCGAGTCCCGTTCTTTGACCTGCTCGCAAGTCATTGCAAAAGCGGGTTGAGTCTGTTTGCCGGAAGAGCCCGTCGCGCAGAGATGATCATCGATGGGGAAACGCAAACCGCAAAACGCGTGACGGCGGATAATCTTCACCTGTTCGGCGGTTCGCTGTATCTTTGCTTTCAGCGCGGATTCATTCGCTGGCTCGAAGATTGGAATCCCGATGCGTTGATCATGGAAGCCAATCCGCGCTATCTCGCCTCCCCCTCCGCCGTAAGCTGGATGCACAAACGCGGACGAAAAGTCCTCGGCTGGGGCTTGGGAGCGCCAAAACGTAGTGAACTTTGGAAACGCTTCGTCCGTCAATTCGACGGGATGATCGCGTACAGTCAGCGCGGCGCGGACGAGTATGCGGCGCTTGGCTTTCCGCGTGAGAAGATATTTGTGGCGCACAATTCAGTGTCACCTGCTCCTACATCTCCCATACCAAGCCGACCATCGATCTTTAATCCTTCGACACTGTTTCGCCAGACAGGGCAACGCCTTCGACCAACCCTATTATTTGTCGGCAGACTACAAGCCAGAAAACGCGTTGATTCGTTATTACGCGCCTGTGCGGAAATGGAATCGCAACCGCGTTTGCTCATCGTCGGGGACGGACCCGAACGAGACTCGCTGCAAACCCTGGCAAGCGAAGTCTATCCATCCGCGGAGTTCATCGGCGCGAAACACGGCGTGGAATTGAAACCATATTTCGAGCAGGCTGACCTTTTTGTTCTACCCGGCACGGGCGGGCTCGCCGTCCAAGAGGCGATGAGTTATGGTTTGCCGGTCATTGTCGCAAAAGGGGATGGAACGCAAGATGATCTGGTTCGAGAAAAGAACGGCTGGCAGATCGAACCGGAGAATTACAGCGCGCTGGTTTCGACAATGAAAAACGCGCTGTCGGACACAGCGCGTTTGCGGGAGATGGGGAAGGAATCGTTCCGGATCGTTTCGGAAGAGATCAATATCCAGAAGATGGCTGAGATTTTCATCCGGGCGTTGAATTCGCTCACGTGA
- a CDS encoding DUF2029 domain-containing protein gives MNDRIALPKFHWTTWLLIVFLFVYIVFGISAEIHFFDSHPLPESLLGDYKIYKTALKEALAGESPYQRGFRYPPPALLIINFFYAVPEPYLQISFYTAVNIFLLLLTAYGVAWYYKIDIRSMWYWFPLVLFFGPTLEQMHMGQINVITMFGIFLMFFAASSYPILAGLGLSVAVITKVTPAVFFLYLLVDKKYRAIGYTILFLIIFSVFSWLRYGFEPFPAYLGTFADILDNFPTSANAQSLVSKLVRNDLLPDYLEIDPAPVQRGLSIYFGGVFLLSACAAWFAKKKEPLFIILCIGSMLAPNLIWYHHYVFYLLPLFVWMAWSGMNKYVVAWSLFGLFIAQVDRWALTTGLLIHLFGHLSIIYLLVQQWTGYFRERPPAQAKPAA, from the coding sequence ATGAACGACAGGATCGCACTTCCCAAATTTCACTGGACAACCTGGCTTCTGATCGTTTTTTTGTTCGTCTACATCGTGTTCGGCATCAGCGCCGAAATCCATTTCTTCGACAGCCACCCCCTGCCCGAGAGCCTCCTTGGAGATTACAAGATCTACAAGACGGCCCTGAAGGAAGCGCTGGCAGGCGAAAGCCCCTACCAGCGCGGATTTCGCTATCCGCCCCCGGCGCTGCTTATCATAAATTTTTTCTATGCCGTCCCCGAACCGTATCTGCAGATCTCCTTCTACACCGCTGTCAATATATTTCTTCTGTTGCTCACCGCATACGGAGTGGCGTGGTATTACAAGATCGACATCCGCTCGATGTGGTATTGGTTTCCACTCGTCTTGTTCTTTGGTCCCACTCTCGAACAGATGCACATGGGGCAGATCAATGTCATCACCATGTTCGGCATCTTTCTGATGTTCTTTGCGGCGTCGTCCTATCCGATCCTTGCCGGGTTGGGACTCAGCGTGGCGGTCATCACAAAAGTCACACCTGCGGTTTTTTTCCTTTACCTGCTCGTCGATAAGAAGTACCGTGCCATCGGGTACACAATACTTTTTCTAATCATTTTCTCGGTGTTTTCCTGGCTGCGATACGGGTTCGAGCCGTTCCCCGCCTATCTGGGCACGTTTGCCGATATCCTCGATAATTTTCCCACCAGCGCGAACGCCCAATCCCTCGTATCCAAATTGGTGCGGAACGACCTCCTACCAGACTATCTTGAGATCGACCCCGCGCCTGTTCAGCGTGGCTTGAGTATCTATTTTGGGGGCGTCTTCCTGTTGAGTGCGTGCGCGGCGTGGTTCGCAAAAAAGAAAGAGCCCTTGTTCATCATCCTTTGCATCGGGAGCATGCTCGCTCCGAACCTGATCTGGTATCACCATTACGTTTTCTATCTCCTGCCCCTGTTCGTATGGATGGCATGGAGCGGAATGAACAAATATGTGGTCGCCTGGTCGCTGTTCGGCTTGTTCATCGCCCAGGTGGATCGCTGGGCATTAACCACTGGTCTGTTGATCCATCTCTTCGGACACTTGTCCATTATTTATCTGCTCGTCCAACAATGGACCGGATACTTTCGCGAAAGACCCCCGGCTCAAGCTAAACCTGCGGCTTGA
- the cutA gene encoding divalent cation tolerance protein CutA, translating into MNNFTDVKLEIFTPQDHAMKIADALAEIGVGVIGNYDHCVALIPVRGFFRPLPGSNPFDGEEGKLSEVAEYKIEVNCRRELVEEAVKVIKSVHPYEEPLINIVPLANHLFR; encoded by the coding sequence ATGAACAACTTCACCGACGTCAAACTTGAAATCTTCACGCCGCAGGATCACGCCATGAAAATCGCCGACGCACTTGCGGAGATCGGCGTGGGTGTGATCGGCAATTACGATCATTGCGTCGCGCTGATCCCCGTGCGCGGATTTTTCCGCCCCCTGCCTGGTTCCAATCCCTTCGATGGCGAGGAAGGTAAACTCAGCGAAGTGGCGGAATACAAAATCGAAGTCAATTGCAGGCGCGAACTGGTCGAGGAGGCGGTCAAAGTGATAAAAAGCGTCCATCCATATGAAGAACCGCTGATCAATATCGTTCCGCTGGCGAATCATCTTTTCAGGTGA
- a CDS encoding DsbA family protein — translation MTTSKTTRSKKSAPAVFEPVIEDVSEDAGTNSEEFVTFKRSHFYSVLVVLAFAVGILLGYVIWGRDTAVVAQQPSGPVAEAPVEEPQYTRYDIPTEGFPSLGPADAPITIVEFSDFQCPYCRRFHQETYRALLDAYPGQIRFVYRNLPLTSIHPDAMPSAVASLCADDQDAYWDYHEKLFSSETLTRDAFIEYATDLNLDIEEFTACLDSGKHDEFIQDDMNFAINLGVQSTPTFFINGLAVVGAQPLSSFTQIIDQELAGEIP, via the coding sequence ATGACCACATCAAAAACCACAAGATCAAAAAAATCCGCGCCAGCCGTGTTCGAGCCCGTCATCGAGGATGTCTCCGAAGACGCGGGGACGAACTCCGAGGAGTTCGTCACGTTCAAGCGCAGTCACTTCTATTCCGTGCTTGTCGTGCTGGCGTTTGCCGTAGGCATCCTGTTGGGGTACGTCATTTGGGGGCGGGATACAGCCGTTGTCGCCCAACAACCTTCAGGTCCGGTGGCTGAAGCGCCGGTTGAAGAACCTCAATATACACGGTACGACATCCCCACTGAAGGTTTTCCCAGCCTCGGTCCCGCCGATGCTCCCATCACCATTGTCGAATTCAGCGACTTCCAATGCCCGTACTGCCGCCGCTTCCACCAAGAGACCTACCGCGCATTGCTCGATGCCTACCCCGGGCAGATCCGCTTCGTGTACCGCAACCTGCCGCTGACGTCCATCCATCCCGATGCGATGCCTTCTGCGGTTGCATCCCTCTGCGCGGACGATCAGGACGCCTATTGGGATTATCACGAAAAATTATTCAGCAGTGAAACCCTCACAAGGGATGCCTTCATCGAGTACGCCACAGACCTGAACCTCGATATTGAAGAATTCACAGCCTGTCTCGACAGTGGCAAACACGACGAATTCATTCAGGATGATATGAATTTTGCGATCAACCTCGGCGTGCAATCCACACCGACATTTTTCATCAATGGGCTGGCGGTCGTGGGCGCCCAGCCGCTCTCATCGTTCACCCAGATCATCGACCAGGAACTGGCGGGAGAAATCCCTTAA
- a CDS encoding haloacid dehalogenase-like hydrolase gives MIVVSDMMGTLTTGSPYLGVVDWVKHNQSSLRANWYKLSVTPSYLLAKRGIIDWQEWGQRLMIDSLGYIRNATPEVIAQVAEWLVEKDLWMKRREDVIARLVAHREAGAKVYIASSVVEPFIEPFARRIGAEVIGTPVEIVNGKLQLVDGLAANEKKIEQVLSRLGVDKVDVAYGDTILDVPMLEKADHPVAVYPDAKLKAIATERGWEILGDTPWYE, from the coding sequence ATGATCGTCGTTTCAGATATGATGGGAACCCTCACCACCGGTTCGCCTTATCTCGGAGTGGTGGACTGGGTCAAGCACAATCAAAGCAGTCTGCGCGCGAATTGGTATAAATTATCGGTGACGCCTTCGTACCTGCTTGCCAAACGCGGAATCATCGACTGGCAGGAATGGGGACAGAGGTTGATGATCGACAGCCTTGGTTACATCCGGAACGCCACGCCGGAAGTGATTGCTCAGGTCGCGGAGTGGCTGGTCGAGAAGGACTTGTGGATGAAACGCCGCGAAGATGTGATCGCTCGCCTTGTCGCGCATCGGGAAGCGGGCGCGAAGGTGTACATCGCCTCCAGCGTGGTGGAACCGTTCATCGAACCCTTTGCCCGCCGCATCGGCGCGGAGGTGATCGGAACACCGGTTGAAATTGTGAACGGAAAGTTACAATTGGTCGACGGGTTGGCGGCGAACGAGAAAAAGATCGAACAGGTATTGAGCCGCCTCGGCGTGGATAAGGTGGATGTCGCTTACGGCGATACGATCCTCGATGTGCCCATGCTGGAAAAGGCTGACCATCCTGTGGCGGTTTACCCTGATGCGAAACTTAAGGCGATTGCAACAGAACGCGGCTGGGAAATCCTTGGAGATACGCCCTGGTATGAATAA
- a CDS encoding deoxynucleoside kinase: MKRFIAIAGNIGVGKSTLVKMLCDQMGWDPFYEPVTQNPYLADFYKDMSAWAFHSQVFFLTHRLRSHFSLAQHPNSVIQDRSVYEDAEIFAHNLYLQSNITERDYQTYRDLYETAVQFLPPPDLVIYLRASVDTLLRRISQRGRDYERTISPDYLQNLNDLYEGWIENFTLCPILAVPADDLDYVAHNGHLRLIVSKIEAKLTGKEEVVFEPDEVARAAED; the protein is encoded by the coding sequence ATGAAACGATTTATAGCCATTGCGGGAAACATCGGAGTTGGAAAATCCACGCTTGTGAAAATGCTGTGCGACCAGATGGGCTGGGACCCGTTCTATGAGCCGGTGACGCAAAATCCCTACCTCGCCGATTTCTACAAGGACATGTCCGCCTGGGCATTCCATTCGCAGGTCTTCTTCCTCACCCACCGCCTGCGTTCGCATTTCAGCCTTGCCCAGCATCCCAACTCTGTGATCCAGGACCGCAGTGTATACGAAGATGCGGAGATTTTCGCCCATAACCTCTACCTGCAAAGCAACATCACCGAACGCGATTACCAGACCTACCGAGATTTGTACGAAACCGCCGTCCAATTCCTGCCCCCGCCGGACCTGGTCATATACCTGCGCGCCTCGGTGGACACCCTCCTTCGACGCATCAGCCAGCGCGGACGCGACTACGAACGAACCATTTCCCCCGATTACCTGCAAAACCTGAACGACCTGTACGAAGGCTGGATCGAAAACTTCACCCTCTGCCCGATCCTCGCCGTCCCTGCCGATGATCTGGATTACGTCGCCCACAACGGGCATTTGAGATTGATCGTCTCCAAGATCGAAGCGAAACTGACCGGAAAAGAAGAGGTCGTTTTTGAACCGGATGAAGTGGCAAGAGCCGCGGAAGATTAA
- a CDS encoding glycosyltransferase family 4 protein, with protein MTRICITPFVEQTGGMTSFRLKFEQGLKTRSIEVTYDLDDKFDAVLVIAGTRFIRDLSRIRKRGIRVVQRLDGVNWVHRVKWSGVRYTVRAVYGNMVLALIRNRFTDRVIYQSHFIRKWWEDWYEVAKSPANVIHNGIDLNAYTHNGDHARSNNTFQMLLLEANLTDGLNSGLFHAVSVAEKLAEKYPMKVVVAGNVDEAAGKKILSMTASKKDLEVEFLGTIPHAEIPRLARSSHLMFCAEVNPPCPNSVIEALACGLPVIGFDTGSLKELVGEEAGVIVPYGANPWKLELPDVNSLAASAESVLENQDTFRAAARRRAEEKFGLDKMVEAYLSVLLGGG; from the coding sequence ATGACCCGCATTTGCATCACGCCATTCGTCGAACAAACGGGCGGCATGACATCGTTCCGTTTGAAATTCGAACAGGGATTGAAAACCCGCAGCATCGAAGTGACCTACGATTTGGATGACAAGTTCGACGCCGTGCTTGTCATTGCGGGCACGCGCTTCATCCGTGATTTGAGCCGGATTCGCAAACGGGGCATTCGCGTCGTCCAGAGATTGGATGGGGTCAACTGGGTGCATCGCGTGAAATGGTCCGGGGTGAGATATACCGTCCGCGCAGTGTATGGGAATATGGTGCTTGCCTTGATTCGGAACCGCTTCACAGATCGGGTGATCTATCAGAGTCACTTCATTCGCAAATGGTGGGAGGATTGGTATGAAGTCGCGAAATCGCCTGCAAACGTGATCCACAATGGAATCGACCTAAATGCCTACACGCATAATGGGGACCATGCACGCTCGAATAATACTTTCCAAATGCTGCTCCTCGAAGCGAATCTCACGGATGGATTGAACTCCGGACTCTTCCATGCGGTATCAGTCGCGGAGAAACTGGCTGAGAAATACCCAATGAAAGTCGTCGTGGCAGGGAACGTCGACGAGGCAGCTGGGAAAAAAATACTTTCCATGACCGCATCGAAAAAGGATCTCGAAGTTGAATTCCTCGGCACGATCCCGCACGCGGAGATTCCCAGGCTGGCACGTTCATCCCATTTGATGTTCTGTGCCGAGGTCAACCCGCCCTGCCCCAACTCGGTCATCGAAGCGCTGGCATGCGGATTACCCGTCATCGGTTTCGACACGGGTTCGCTCAAGGAATTGGTCGGCGAGGAAGCAGGCGTCATCGTCCCTTATGGGGCGAATCCCTGGAAATTGGAACTGCCGGATGTAAACTCGCTGGCGGCTTCGGCGGAGTCGGTGCTGGAGAATCAGGATACCTTCCGGGCGGCAGCGCGGAGGCGCGCGGAGGAAAAATTCGGGCTTGATAAGATGGTGGAGGCTTATCTCAGCGTGTTGCTGGGTGGCGGATAG
- the pyrB gene encoding aspartate carbamoyltransferase, translated as MPTTPANPYLPFGENKHAAWYGKDIISVKQFSRNDLEYIFGVAHEMRGMVERIGTFDLLKGKILTNLFYEPSTRTSSSFTAAMERLGGSVIPINEVKYSSVTKGESLSDTVRTLECYADVIVLRHPETGSAAIAAKAARKPIINAGDGVGEHPTQALLDTFTIMEELGRLDDLTVTLLGDLKYGRTVHSLARLLSQFDNIKLNYVSPEILKMPKEVMDEVGAKGVPQTEYSSLEKVLPETDVLYVTRVQKERFEDPADYEKVKGAYVIDPAMMKAAKREMIVMHPLPRVTEISMDFDDDPRAAYFRQMEYGLYVRMALLAMVLGKA; from the coding sequence ATGCCCACAACACCCGCCAACCCATACCTTCCCTTTGGCGAAAACAAACATGCCGCCTGGTACGGCAAGGACATCATTTCAGTCAAGCAGTTCAGCCGCAACGACCTGGAATACATATTCGGTGTCGCGCATGAAATGCGCGGCATGGTCGAGCGGATCGGAACGTTCGACCTGCTCAAAGGGAAAATTCTTACCAATCTGTTTTATGAACCATCCACACGTACATCGTCGTCATTCACTGCCGCCATGGAGCGGCTGGGCGGCTCGGTCATCCCGATCAATGAAGTGAAGTATTCCTCGGTGACGAAAGGGGAGAGCCTGAGCGATACCGTCCGCACGTTGGAATGTTATGCGGACGTGATCGTCCTGCGCCATCCAGAGACCGGCTCGGCGGCGATCGCGGCGAAAGCAGCCAGGAAACCGATCATCAACGCGGGCGACGGAGTCGGAGAACATCCCACCCAGGCTTTGTTGGATACATTCACCATCATGGAGGAATTGGGCAGGCTCGATGATCTGACCGTCACATTGCTTGGAGACCTGAAATATGGGCGTACCGTCCATTCACTCGCGCGATTGCTTTCGCAATTCGACAATATAAAGCTGAATTACGTCTCGCCGGAGATTTTGAAAATGCCAAAGGAGGTAATGGACGAGGTGGGTGCGAAGGGCGTCCCGCAAACGGAATATTCCTCCCTCGAAAAGGTGCTTCCCGAAACCGATGTGCTGTATGTGACCCGGGTCCAAAAGGAGCGCTTCGAAGACCCCGCCGATTATGAAAAGGTCAAGGGCGCCTATGTGATCGATCCCGCCATGATGAAAGCCGCCAAAAGGGAAATGATCGTCATGCATCCGCTTCCGCGGGTGACCGAGATCAGCATGGATTTCGACGACGATCCGCGCGCCGCGTATTTCAGGCAGATGGAATACGGTTTATATGTAAGGATGGCGTTATTGGCGATGGTGCTTGGTAAAGCGTAG
- a CDS encoding sulfatase, whose product MQRKIIIALIALGLLAGAIYMTTNTRFFKDSPNIIIVLTDDMDLMLMPYMPKTNQLIGEQGATLDNFFVTTPICCPSRASILRGQYAHNTDILQNSPGFARFYKLDEEKDTLNVWLQKAGYRTALFGKYLNNYPVNAGRNYVPPGWTDWAAFLGNRYEGNFFYNYIMNDNGTLVEYGDSPGDYSTDVILEKSLTFIEHSVEAESPFFLFVSVYAPHGPAIPAPRHRDLFPDLTYPKKPSFDEEDLSDKPQLIQTLADSGDEFDGDDANGYFRARARSLQAVDELVETLVTTLEQNGELENTYIIFTSDNGFRLGEHGLSSGKGTAYEEDIRVPFMIRGPGIEPGILVSRMTANIDIAYTVADIAGVEPPFFMDGRSFLPLLSGKEVPWRDGLLLEFGYIVEEESPDALGDLETDNALVGVKGGAFRGIRGEDYVYVEYANGEIEFYDLSADPYQLENLFGRLSAETLEALHAKLEALKYCEDKSCRELDMDLKIEFYK is encoded by the coding sequence ATGCAAAGGAAAATCATCATAGCGCTTATCGCACTTGGTTTGCTGGCTGGTGCGATTTACATGACCACAAACACGCGCTTCTTTAAGGACTCGCCCAATATCATCATCGTACTCACCGACGACATGGACCTGATGTTGATGCCGTACATGCCGAAGACAAATCAACTCATCGGTGAACAAGGCGCGACATTGGATAATTTTTTCGTCACAACGCCGATTTGCTGCCCGTCGCGCGCGTCCATCCTGCGCGGGCAATATGCCCACAACACCGACATCCTGCAAAACTCGCCCGGCTTTGCGCGCTTCTATAAATTGGATGAGGAAAAAGATACATTGAACGTCTGGCTTCAGAAGGCGGGATATCGAACCGCCTTGTTCGGAAAATATCTCAATAATTACCCGGTCAACGCCGGGAGGAATTACGTCCCGCCCGGCTGGACGGATTGGGCGGCTTTCCTCGGCAACCGCTATGAAGGAAATTTTTTCTACAACTACATCATGAACGATAATGGAACGTTGGTGGAATACGGCGACTCGCCGGGCGATTACAGCACCGATGTGATTCTGGAAAAATCTCTCACGTTCATCGAACACAGCGTCGAAGCTGAATCTCCCTTTTTCCTTTTCGTTTCGGTGTACGCGCCTCATGGACCGGCGATTCCTGCTCCGCGCCATCGGGATTTATTCCCCGACCTGACCTATCCTAAGAAACCCTCATTCGATGAAGAAGACCTGAGCGACAAGCCGCAGTTGATTCAAACCCTGGCGGATTCCGGCGACGAGTTCGATGGGGACGACGCGAACGGTTATTTTCGGGCGCGTGCCCGCTCCCTGCAGGCGGTGGACGAATTGGTGGAAACGCTGGTGACAACTCTCGAACAAAACGGGGAGTTGGAAAATACCTACATCATCTTCACGTCCGACAACGGCTTTCGCCTCGGCGAACATGGGCTTTCCTCAGGCAAAGGTACGGCGTATGAAGAAGATATCCGGGTACCGTTCATGATTCGAGGTCCGGGCATCGAACCGGGGATTCTTGTCTCGCGCATGACCGCCAACATCGACATCGCTTACACCGTCGCGGACATCGCCGGAGTCGAACCTCCATTCTTCATGGACGGACGTTCTTTTTTGCCGCTCTTATCTGGCAAAGAAGTACCATGGCGGGATGGTTTATTGCTGGAGTTCGGTTATATTGTCGAGGAAGAATCTCCCGACGCGTTGGGCGATTTGGAAACCGATAACGCTCTCGTCGGCGTAAAGGGCGGAGCTTTCCGCGGGATACGCGGCGAAGATTACGTCTATGTGGAATATGCCAACGGCGAGATCGAGTTCTATGATTTGAGCGCAGACCCGTATCAGTTGGAGAATCTTTTCGGGCGTTTGAGCGCGGAGACCCTGGAAGCGCTCCATGCCAAGCTGGAAGCGTTGAAATATTGCGAAGATAAATCCTGCCGCGAGTTGGATATGGATTTGAAGATCGAATTTTATAAATAG
- a CDS encoding SHOCT domain-containing protein yields the protein MRKPNWIVIGILFGVSLFISFIFFMAAVGAFLPSINQISRPLLCDGEYNIETTRYSPRPGETVWSNNIYCDDKDITFPSVMLTGLIITLVIFVILAFRSRDHLLHSKDFGALVKDMQRTKKSGGKTALERMAELRELRDDNLISQVEYERKKDEIMKEL from the coding sequence ATGCGAAAACCAAACTGGATTGTGATCGGAATTTTGTTCGGCGTTAGTTTGTTCATCAGCTTTATCTTTTTCATGGCCGCGGTCGGCGCGTTCTTGCCCTCCATCAATCAGATTTCACGTCCCCTGCTGTGCGATGGCGAATACAACATTGAGACGACGCGATATTCGCCCCGTCCCGGTGAGACGGTCTGGTCGAACAATATCTATTGCGACGATAAGGACATCACATTTCCGTCTGTGATGCTTACCGGGTTGATCATCACGCTCGTCATCTTTGTGATCCTGGCATTCCGAAGCCGGGATCATCTTTTGCATTCCAAAGACTTCGGCGCGTTGGTAAAGGATATGCAACGGACGAAAAAATCCGGCGGGAAGACCGCCCTCGAGCGGATGGCTGAACTCAGGGAATTGCGGGATGACAACCTCATATCGCAAGTGGAATACGAACGTAAAAAAGACGAGATCATGAAGGAGTTATGA
- a CDS encoding nuclear transport factor 2 family protein, whose translation MDKEIHEFLLKHLNGIMTNDIASYHETTSEDLTLYEWWVTPHRLDGLPFHEFMMNSNAERGAVFGAEQIGKTRFDLSNLLIQRYGDTAIASYTLLISTATGSGVQVAAHNESRVMMKLDGKWKVVHVHKSPAYSAPHTG comes from the coding sequence ATGGACAAAGAAATCCACGAGTTTTTGTTGAAACATTTGAACGGCATCATGACCAACGACATTGCGTCGTATCACGAAACGACATCCGAAGACCTGACGCTTTACGAATGGTGGGTCACGCCGCACAGATTGGACGGGCTTCCCTTCCATGAATTCATGATGAACTCGAACGCCGAGCGCGGCGCCGTCTTCGGCGCGGAACAGATTGGAAAGACCCGGTTTGATCTCTCGAATTTATTGATCCAACGATACGGCGATACGGCAATTGCAAGTTACACATTGCTCATCAGCACGGCAACCGGTTCAGGAGTTCAGGTCGCCGCTCACAACGAAAGCCGTGTGATGATGAAATTGGATGGAAAGTGGAAGGTAGTGCATGTGCATAAGTCTCCGGCTTATTCCGCGCCGCATACGGGGTAA